One Papaver somniferum cultivar HN1 chromosome 10, ASM357369v1, whole genome shotgun sequence genomic window carries:
- the LOC113317758 gene encoding pentatricopeptide repeat-containing protein At3g60050-like: MSSMVLFGRRISLRFSDYRCISRFICDDSSFRNNGYKDGVFRDEEFNKKNSVFGFDSDGNDIVEEILLGVPPSSNEDEETDGEYFLSKRRLLPDYVSDTDRVFKILQQDGIGFNTILELNNLGLNVSNNLVREVLLRILKSVNHTNKLRCARLAYKFFRWSAQQENYRHTTNAYHLAMKIFADCQVLNVMKKVYYEMTENNYQITARTFNILISACGEVRSARSTIESFIKSENFHHRPFKHSFNAILHSLLVMNQYQLIEWVYKEKRNGFPPDILTYNILLCTKYRLENFDQFYALLEEMGRNGFVPDLHTYNILLHVCAKANKPVSVLQQLNDMRNAGCDPSVLHFTSIIDGFGRAGNLFACEHFLEEMVKTGCLPDVVCYTVLIRVYIEAGDLEKAQDKFDEMFVKGQLPNVFTYSTMIRGLCIAEKFDKAHTMLQEMESRGCNPNFVVYSTLVYHMRKAGRLTEADEIIRQMVEKGRYTHHLSEFKMYKYRR; encoded by the coding sequence ATGAGTTCAATGGTTCTATTTGGTCGAAGAATCAGTTTAAGATTTTCAGATTATCGGTGTATTTCGCGGTTCATTTGCGATGATAGCAGCTTTAGAAACAATGGTTATAAGGATGGTGTTTTTAGAGATGAGGAGTTTAATAAGAAAAATTCAGTATTTGGTTTTGATTCGGATGGAAACGATATTGTAGAAGAGATCTTATTAGGGGTTCCGCCGTCAAGtaacgaggatgaagaaactgatgGAGAGTATTTCTTGTCTAAGCGGAGGTTATTACCTGATTATGTATCGGATACTGATAGAGTGTTCAAGATTCTTCAACAAGATGGGATAGGTTTTAATACCATTCTGGAACTTAATAATTTAGGGTTGAATGTCTCGAACAATCTAGTTAGAGAAGTACTTTTAAGGATTTTAAAGAGTGTCAATCATACTAATAAGTTAAGGTGTGCTCGGCTGGCATACAAGTTTTTCAGGTGGTCAGCTCAGCAGGAAAATTACAGGCACACTACGAATGCGTACCATTTGGCTATGAAGATATTTGCAGATTGTCAGGTACTTAATGTCATGAAGAAAGTATACTATGAGATGACAGAGAATAATTATCAAATAACAGCAAGAACGTTTAATATATTAATAAGTGCTTGTGGTGAGGTGCGTAGTGCAAGGAGCACGATAGAGAGTTTTATCAAGTCAGAAAATTTTCACCATAGGCCATTCAAACATTCATTTAATGCCATTTTACATTCGCTTCTTGTGATGAACCAATACCAACTGATAGAGTGGGTTTACAAGGAAAAGCGAAACGGATTCCCACCTGATATTTTAACTTATAATATACTTTTGTGTACAAAGTATAGGTTGGAAAATTTTGATCAGTTTTATGCGTTGCTTGAAGAGATGGGTAGAAATGGGTTTGTTCCAGATCTTCATACGTACAATATCCTTCTCCATGTGTGTGCAAAAGCTAATAAACCGGTTAGTGTGCTTCAGCAGTTGAATGACATGAGAAATGCAGGTTGTGATCCAAGTGTTCTTCACTTTACCTCAATAATAGATGGCTTTGGTCGGGCTGGAAATCTGTTTGCGTGCGAGCATTTTCTCGAAGAGATGGTAAAGACAGGTTGTTTGCCTGATGTAGTATGCTATACTGTCCTGATTAGAGTATACATTGAGGCAGGAGATCTCGAGAAGGCCCAGGATAAGTTTGATGAGATGTTTGTTAAGGGACAGCTACCCAATGTATTTACGTATAGTACTATGATTCGCGGGCTTTGTATCGCAGAGAAGTTTGACAAGGCACATACCATGCTTCAGGAAATGGAATCCAGAGGTTGCAATCCAAATTTTGTAGTGTATAGTACTCTAGTGTATCATATGAGAAAAGCTGGAAGGTTGACTGAAGCTGATGAAATAATAAGACAGATGGTGGAGAAGGGGCGCTATACCCATCACCTCTCAGAGTTCAAGATGTATAAGTATAGGCGTTGA